From Chiloscyllium punctatum isolate Juve2018m chromosome 36, sChiPun1.3, whole genome shotgun sequence, the proteins below share one genomic window:
- the LOC140460391 gene encoding endogenous retrovirus group 3 member 1 Env polyprotein-like, with the protein MNSPWTVLVGILISLLLYVGEGEGEGRCDKCRTTVRLGIRIYSGSFVSHSYVDDWCYDVSARHECWEGGRPYYQVYNKGYGGKIRGCPINDRWVCISKTGRWDLSSVLLREQVDRVKETKIQNTDRGLGKEQNRQGTVVLSKVPSVYEEVEEKIELPDVTQNLFIDLTSRIATVLNVSNCWVCGGPHKSEQWPWTGQSLDIGELLQTTWTHVNERKSQGWRLTNSPEGQFCIEGKGTVEVGISPCQSVLDATTRVWWPEDITWYIANRDHGNCVPLRTDSSSDELGAGYWNCSGPGPYEGIPGVKELWDDVVRQGGPAPDGLFWICGNQAYSKLPMGWAGVCFLGLIRPAFFLLPRKEGDDLGIKLFDSLRRSPRDIQVGDWGDEWPPARIIAYYGPATWAQDGSWGYRTPIYMLNRIIRLQAVVEVITNRTALALELLAKQQNQMRAAIYQNRLALDYLLASEGGMCGKFNLTNCCLEIDDNGKAVLKISDEIRKLAHVPVQSWRPLSGIGWWDGLLGGSWWRTALLVVGGA; encoded by the coding sequence atgaactctccttggactgtattggtggggatattgatcagtttactcctgtatgtgggggagggcgagggcgaggggagatgtgacaaatgtcggacTACGGTAAGGCTCGGGATTCGAATCTACTCGGGATCATTTGTGTCCCATTCCTATGTGGACGATTggtgttacgatgtgagtgcacgacacgaatgttgggagggtggaagaccctattatcaggtgtataataaaggatacggtggcaaaatccgtggatgccctataaatgaccgctgggtgtgtattagcaaaactgggaggtgggacctatcctccgtgttgctcagggagcaggttgacagagtcaaggagaccaagatacagaacactgatcgggggttggggaaagagCAAAACCGTCAAGGAACGGTCGTGCtctctaaagtgccatctgtatacgaagaggtagaagaaaagattgaactccctgatgtaacacaaaacctgtttattgatctcacctctcgaatagccactgttttaaatgttagcaattgctgggtttgtggggggccgcataagtcggaacaatggccgtggactggtcaaagcttagacataggggaattgctgcaaaccacttggacccatgtcaacgaaaggaaaagccaggggtggagactgacgaacagccctgagggccagttctgtattgaaggcaaggggactgtggaggtagggattagtccctgtcagagTGTATTGGACGCGACCacgcgagtatggtggcctgaggatattacttggtacattgcaaaccgagatcatggaaattgcgttccattacgtactgattcctcctctgacgagctgggggctggttactggaattgcagtggtcctggtccttatgagggcatccctggGGTAAAGGAACTGTgggatgacgttgtgaggcagggtggccctgctccagatggcctattttggatatgcggtaatcaggcatactccaaactgcccatgggatgggctggggtatgcttcctgggtctaatacgacctgcgttcttcctattaccccggaAGGAAGGCGACGATTTGggaattaaactctttgactccctccgtaggtcgccaagggatatccaagtcggtgattggggggatgagtggccaccggcccggattattgcatactacgggccagctacatgggcacaggacggatcatggggataccgtactcctatctatatgttaaatcgtattatcaggctccaagcagtcgtagaggttattactaaccggactgccctggccctggagttgctggctaagcagcagaatcagatgagggctgctatatatcaaaaccgacttgccttggattatctgttggcctcggaggggggcATGTGCGGGAaatttaacctgactaactgctgtctagaaattgacgataatggtaaagcggttttgaaaatttccgatgaaattcggaaattggcccatgtgccagtacaatcttggcgtcctcttagtggcatcggatggtgggatggtctcctaggtggtagttggtggcgcacggcgttgctggtggttgggggggCGTGA